CGCGTTTGCAGCCATTGGCCTTCAACGCCTTGCGCACACCACGGAAGATATCGGTCAATGCCGCTTCTTCACTGACCGCCATGCGCAGTGGGTGATCGAGCTTGATGCCGGTGAATTCCAAAGCGGCGGCTTCGATATTCGCGCCTTCAAACGGCTCGACGCGGAAGAAGTGAGTGTGTTCCGGGAACACAAAACCCTGCTCATCCATGCCAATCGTTGTTGCGGCGATTTCCAGCAACGCGTCGGTGGCGCAATTGAAACCACCGGTTTCTACGTCGATGACAACCGGCAGATAGCCGCGGAACCGCTCGGCCATCGGGTGACGGGAGCCGCCGCCACTGTGCTCGTGTTCGTCATCGTAATGGTCTTCACTCACTTGCTTTCCTCCAGCAGGCGCCAGCGCAGTGTTTCACCGGCGCGCAGCGGGATAACAGTCAGCTCGCCAAACGGCAGGCTGGCAGGGGCGGTCCAGTCTTCACGGACCAGGGTGATGCGGTCGGTATTCGCCGGCAGGCCGTAGAAACGCGGGCCGTTGAGGCTGGCGAAACCTTCGAGCTTGTCCAGGGCGTTACGTTGTTCGAACGCTTCGGCATACAACTCGATCGCTGCATAGGCGGTGTAGCAACCGGCACAGCCGCACGCCGCTTCTTTGGCATGCTGGGCGTGAGGCGCCGAGTCGGTGCCGAGGAAGAACTTCGGATTACCGCTGGTCGCCGCATCCAGCAAGGCCACCTGGTGGGTGTTGCGCTTGAGGATCGGCAGGCAATAGAAGTGCGGCCGAATCCCGCCCACCAGCATGTGGTTGCGGTTGTACAGCAAGTGATGCGCGGTGATCGTCGCGCCAACGTTGGCCGAGGCCTCGCTGACGAACTGCACGGCATCGGCGGTGGTGATGTGCTCGAACACCACCTTGAGGGTCGGGAACAGCTCGACCACACGGCGCATATGCTCGTCGATGAAGATCTTCTCGCGGTCGAACACGTCCACGTCACCACGGGTGACTTCGCCGTGGATCAGCAGTGGCATGCCGACTTCGGCCATGGCTTCGATGGCCGGCAGGATCTTGTCGATACTGGTCACGCCGGAGTCGGAGTTGGTGGTCGCGCCGGCCGGGTACAGCTTGGCAGCGTGCACGAAACCGCTGGCCTTGGCCTCACGAATCTCTGCGGGCTGGGTGCGGTCGGTGAGGTAGAGCACCATCAACGGTTCGAAGCGGCTGCCGGCCGGTCGTGCAGCGAGGATACGCTGGCGATAGGCATCGGCTTGCTCGGCATTACGCACCGGAGGTACCAGGTTAGGCATGATGATGGCGCGGCCAAACGTGCGCGCGACATCGGCCACGGTGTGGGGTAACGCAGCACCATCGCGAAGATGAATATGCCAGTCGTCGGGACGCAGCAGGGTCAGGCGGTCGGACATTGGGGATTCCAGGCGGGTCAATCTGGTGGGAATGCTACCGGAAAAGACTCTCTCAGGCACTCGCTATCAAGTTTTGCAGGATGCAACCGATAGCCTTGGGTATGCCTTATCGATGTATGACGCTTTGAAGTGTTGTAGAAACCAGTGGAGCCTCCCGTGCGCCAGCAATATCTAGCCCTGCTCAGTGTGTTCGCCAGCCTGCCTGCGATGGCCCTCACGTTCCAGACGCGTCTGGAGAATATTGAGTGGAAGGTGGAAGGCGACCAATTCGAGTGCCGCCTGACCCAGCCGATCACCGATTTCGGTTCGGGTGAGTTCGTGCGCCGGGCCGGCGAGCAGGCAACGTTTCGTCTGAAGGCCTACAACGGCTCGCTGGGCGCCGGTTCTGCCACCTTGCTGGCCGCCGCTGCACCGTGGCAGCCGGGGCGAGGGGATATCAACCTCGGCGCCGTGCGTGCCGGCAGTGGCGATGTGTTGTTCAACAGCTCCCAGGCCCAGGCCGGGCGTCTGTTCAATGGCTTGCTGGAAGGGCGTAGCCCGACCGTGAGGCACTATGGGCGCGAAGGCGGCTATTCGGAGATCCGCCTGCTGCCGGTCAAGTTCAATAAGGCCTACAACGATTACCAGCTGTGCACCGCCAAGCTGTTGCCGATGAATTACGACCAGGTCAAACAGACCGAAGTCGGCTTTCCCGGTGGCGGAATCGAGCTGGACGCGGCCGCCAAGAAGAAACTCGACGTGATTCTGGCATTCATGAAAGCCGACCCGACCGTCAACCATATCGAATTGAATGGCCATTCGGACAACAGCGGTAATCGTCTGACCAATCGAGACGTTTCGCGCCGTCGCGGCCTGGCGGTCATGGACTACTTCAAGGCCAACGGGATCCCGGAATCGCAGATCACCCTGCGTTTCCACGGTGAAAGCTACCCACTGGCGCCCAACACCAATGCGGCCAACCGGGCGCGCAACCGCCGCGTGAATATCCAGCTTGAACGCGTCGCAGCCCCCGAGAACCCGGCACCTCAGGCCACCAGCCCTAGCAACCCCGCGCACACGTCCTGAGGTGCGACCATCGGTCGCCCGTTCGACATAATCTGTCGCTTTATCTTCATTTGCTGTCGCGCCCCTGTAAATTCGCGGTTTTGGTCGGTAGAATCGACGCCTTTCCGTACAACCCCGTGGAGTGATGGCATGGCCGACGTAAACAAGGTCGTTCTCGCGTATTCCGGCGGCCTGGACACTTCGGTGATCCTCAAGTGGCTGCAGGATACTTATAACTGTGAAGTGGTGACCTTCACCGCTGACCTGGGTCAGGGCGAAGAGGTCGAACCTGCACGTGCCAAGGCGCAAGCCATGGGCGTGAAAGAGATCTACATTGACGACCTGCGCGAAGAGTTCGTCCGCGATTTCGTTTTCCCGATGTTTCGCGCCAACACCGTCTACGAAGGCGAGTACCTGCTGGGTACCTCCATCGCACGTCCGCTGATCGCCAAGCGCCTGATCGAAATCGCCAACGAAACCGGCGCCGACGCCATTTCCCATGGCGCCACCGGCAAAGGCAACGACCAAGTGCGTTTCGAGCTGGGCGCCTACGCCCTCAAGCCAGGCGTGAAAGTGATTGCCCCTTGGCGTGAATGGGACTTGCTGTCCCGTGAAAAGCTGATGGATTACGCTGAAAAGCACGCAATCCCGATTGAGCGCCACGGCAAGAAAAAGTCCCCGTACTCGATGGACGCCAACTTGCTGCACATCTCCTATGAAGGCGGCGTGCTGGAAGACACCTGGACCGAGCACGAAGAAGACATGTGGAAGTGGACCGTCTCCCCGGAGAACGCGCCCGACAAGCCGCAATACCTGGAACTGACCTACCGCAACGGCGACATCGTCGCGCTGGACGGCGTCGAGATGACCCCGGCCACCGTGCTGGCGACCCTGAACCGTATCGGTGGCGAACACGGTATCGGCCGTCTCGACATCGTCGAGAACCGTTACGTGGGCATGAAGTCCCGTGGCTGCTACGAAACCCCTGGTGGCACCATCATGCTGCGCGCCCACCGCGCGATCGAATCGATCACCCTGGACCGCGAAGTGGCTCACCTCAAAGACGAGCTGATGCCCAAGTACGCCAGCCTGATCTACACCGGCTACTGGTGGAGCCCTGAGCGTCTGATGCTGCAGCAGATGATCGACGCTTCCCAGGTTCACGTTAATGGCGTTGTGCGCCTGAAGCTGTACAAGGGCAACGTGATCGTGACCGGTCGCAAGTCCGATGAGTCGCTGTTCGACGCCAACATCGCCACCTTCGAAGAAGACGGCGGTGCGTACAACCAGGCAGACGCGGCAGGCTTTATCAAGTTGAACGCATTGCGCATGCGCATTGCTGCCAACAAAGGTCGCTCGCTGTTCTAAGTCTCAGCCTGTTGTGAAGAATGGCCCCTTGTTCAAGGGGCCATTTTTTTTGTCCTGTGATTGTGTAGAGATGTTAGATGTTTATAACGATTAAACGACTGTGGATGTTTTTCCTCAAAATCTTTATCAGAAATGGGGTTTGAATGAATTGTTGTTGAAAGTTTGTAGGGGGAATGAATTTTTTACATCTATGTAGGAACTGGTCTTACAGATAATTCACTCATACAAGTGCGGAGAAGATACGAAGCGCCGAATAGTCTGTAGGAATTAAGGATGTAAGTGAATATGTTAAATGGAACTAAAGCAGACGGAACGTTCTGGCCGTTTTCCCCTGCAGCAGGTGAGAGGCAAGGGGCATTTCCTGAGAGTCATGTGCGGCACGTTTACCCAAACCCCTATAAGCCACGGATATTTCACTCAAAGTATGTAAGTCCCAGGAAAGGTCTGAAAGGATCCACAAAACCAGATCCCTCCGAGAGGGCGTTTTTTTGTAGGGCAATTCCTTTATCGCTGTGGGGTGGGTCTCTGCTTGCTGTTGCTTGGGGGGTAATGCTATGCCAACTAGGAAACGACTAGGCTATTGTGCTTGCTCTAAATAATTCGAACAGCGAAATTGGACTTTCTTATGAATAAAGTGCTGATCGTGGATGATCATCCCGTCATTCGTCTTGCTGTGCGTATGCTAATGGAACGTCATGGTTATGAGGTCGTTGCCGAGACTGATAACGGTGTCGATGCGTTGCAACTTGCACGGGAGCATATGCCGGACATTGTGATACTGGATATCGGGATTCCCAAACTTGATGGCCTGGAAGTTATTTGCCGGCTGTCTTCTACCAAGCAACCTGCGCCCTTCAAGGTGCTGGTGCTGACGTCCCAGGCCCCGGGTCATTTTTCCATGCGTTGCATGCAAGCGGGGGCTGCCGGCTACGTGTGCAAGCAACAGGACCTCACCGAGTTGCTCAGTGCTATCAAGGCGGTCTTGTCCGGCTACAGCTACTTCCCCAACCAGGCGCTCAACTCGGTACGCTCCACCATGGGCAATGCCAGTGAAGCCGATATGGTCGAGCGCCTGTCCGGGCGGGAAATGATGGTATTGCAGCAGTTGGCGCGGGGCAGGACCAACAAGGAGATTGCCGACGGCATGTTTCTCAGCAACAAGACCGTCAGCACCTACAAGACGCGTTTGCTGCTCAAGCTCAATGCGCGTTCGCTGGTGGACCTGATCGAACTGGCCCCAGCGCAACGGCTTGGTATAGAGGAGGGTAAAGCACAGCGTATTGCCCGGGTCACCGGCAGAAAAAAGCCTCCCTGAAGGAGGCTTCCGGCTGTCGCTCGCTCGATCAGAGATCGAAGTCGTAATCGGCCAGCTGTTTTTGCAAGCGTCGTTCTTCCAGTAGATTGTCGATAGTGCGGCGTTTGCTCAAATTGGTCTTGGCGACCTCTGCCACAGGTGTCTCCGCCCCCTCGTCGTCCGACTCAACGAGGTCGTCTTCCACTTCCAGTTGCTCTTTGCCAGTGCTCATAAGGTTCACTCCGGGCTAAGACTGCCGTTGGCGCTCCTTATAACGATAATCCATGATCGGGTAAAAAAGATTTTTTCAATCGACTGATCGAGAAAACCAATGATCCCTTAATCGTCGGACGTCTTGTCCTTGTATTCGCACAGGTCTTCGATGCGACAGCTGCCGCAGCGCGGCTTGCGGGCCTGGCAAACGTAGCGGCCATGAAGGATGAGCCAATGGTGCGAATCCAGCAAATACGGCTTGGGTACGAACTTCATCAGTTGCTTTTCCACCTCCACCACGTTTTTTCCACGGGCGATGCCGGTTCGGTTGCTGACCCGGAAGATGTGGGTGTCCACGGCCATGGTCAGTTGCCGGAACGCGGTGTTGAGTACCACGTTGGCGGTTTTGCGGCCAACGCCTGGCAAGGCCTCCAGGGCTTCGCGGGTCTGCGGCACTTCACTGCCGTGCAGTTCCACCAGCAGGCGGCAGGTTTCGATGACGTTCTTGGCCTTGCTGTTGTACAGGCCGATGGTCTTGATGTATTCCGACAACCCCTCCACACCCAGGCCATAGATCGCCTCTGGCGTATTCGCCACAGGGTACAGCTTGGCCGTGGCCTTGTTCACGCCGACGTCCGTGGATTGGGCCGACAGGATCACCGCAATCAGCAACTCGAACGGCGTGGTGTAGGCCAGTTCGGTCTTGGGTTCTGGATTGTCTTCGTGGAGCCTGCGGAAAATTTCCAGGCGTTTTGCGGCGTTCATGGGGTGGGTTTTTCCTGGCAGTCGATCGGCGGAATTGTAGCAATACAGGCTTTGCGGGTCAGGCGTTGCCGTGGGCATCCACTTGGCGTTGCGCCTCGTCGAGGTCATGCTGCGCTTCGGCCAGTTGCTGCGGGCTGGCGTTCAAGTCCTGGGCTTTCTTCAACGCTGCGCGGCGCATCGCTAGCTGGATTTTCGCGCGTTTCAGGTCGGCAGTATTACCGGTTGCTGCCATTGTCTTCGGCGCGGTGCCCAGCTCTAGCGTCGTCAGCGCTTGTTCTGCCGCTTCGAACTGCTGCTGCAAGACGATCAACTGCGATTGTTGTTCAAAGGTTGGCGGGTGACCGAAGGCCTTCAAGGACTTATGCAGTTGGGCGCGGCTCATGGCGACTGTGATTTTGGCTTTCTTGATCGCGCCATCCTGTGCTGCATCGGCTTGCACGGGTAAAACCGGCACTGAGCGTTTGGCCCGCGCCTGGCGTTCGGCGACTTTTTGCGCTTCCTCTCGTTGCAGCCGCGCGTTGCGTTGCTCATACCGCCGCCTTGCCCGGTCGCGCTTGAGGTGGCGTTCATGGCGTTGCTGATCATTTGTCGCCAGGCCACCGACGATTGGCAAGACCGTGGCTGTCGGGCGCATTTCAATGCAGTCAACGGGGCAGGGCGCGACGCAGAGGTCGCAACCGGTGCACTCATCGACGATGACCGTGTGCATCAGCTTGGCGGCGCCAACAATGGCGTCTACCGGGCAGGCCTGGATGCACTTGGTGCAACCGATGCACTCGGCTTCACGTATATAGGCGATCTGGGCCGGGGCATCCCCTCGGCTGGTATCCAGTTCCAACACCGGCACGCGCAGTAGTTGCGCAAGGCCGGCAATGGTTTCGTTGCCGCCAGGCGGGCACTTGTTGATCGCTTCGCCTTGAGCAATACCCTCGGCGTAAGGCTTGCAACCAGGGTGCCCGCATTTGCCGCATTGGGTCTGCGGCAGCAGCGCGTCGATACGTTGAATGAGGTTCATGGGGTGATCATGGGTAGGCCGGTTATGCAAACTTGGTTGGAGTGGTTGTGCTTTCTTGTGGTGAGCAGGCTTGTCAGTGGAGAGCGGGCTTTTGTGGTGAGCGGGCTTGCCCCGCGCTGGGCTGCGAAGCAGCCCCATCATTGCCACCGCGGTCTTTACAGATAGAACCGGGTGGCTGGTTTTAGGGCCGCTTCGCGCCCCAGCGCGGGGCAAGCCCGCTCACCACAGACAAGCCCGCTCACTACAACCACACCCCCAGACCGTGCAGGCTTACTTGATACGTTGGCCCGGCTTGGCGCCGCTGTCAGGGCTGAGCAGGTAGATCTCTTCCCCACCAGGGCCGGCCGCCATCACCATGCCTTCGGAAACGCCGAACTTCATTTTCCGAGGCTTGAGGTTGGCGATCATCATGGTCAGGCGACCATCAAGCTTGGACGGGTCCGGATAAGCGCTCTTGATCCCGGAGAACACGTTGCGTTGCTCGCCACCGAGGTCCAGGGTCAGACGCAGCAGCTTGTCGGCACCCTCCACGGCTTCGGCCTTGACGATCAGCGCGACACGCAGGTCCACGGCAGCAAAAGCATCAAAGTCGATTTCCGCAGAGATCGGGTCCTTGGCCAACTCACCATTGCCAGCAGGTGCGGTCGAACCGGTATCGGTCTGGCTGGCAACCAAGTCTTCTTTCGAAGCGTCGGTCATGGCCTGAACTTTCACCGGGTCGATACGGGTCATCAGCGGCTTGAACTCGTTCAACTGATGGTTGCTGAGCAGCGTGGTGTGATCGTTCCAGGTCAGCGGCGCCACGTTGAGGAACGCCTCGGCGTCGGCGGCCAGCAACGGCAGCACCGGCTTGAGGAAGATCACCAGTTGGCGGAACAGGTTGACGCCCGTGGCGCAGATCGCCTGGACTTCCGCCTGCTTGCCTTCCTGCTTGTTCAGCGACCACGGTGCCTTGTCGGCGATCCAGGCGTTGGCACGGTCGGCCAGGCCCATGATTTCGCGCATGGCGCGGGCAAAGTCGCGCGCTTCATAAGCATCGGCAATGCTTGGCGCGGCGGCCAGGAACGCGTCAGTCAGTTCCGACGCAGCGTTCTCGGCCACCAGCAGGCCCGCGTTGCCCTTGTGGATAAACCCGGCACAACGGCTGGCAATGTTGACGACCTTGCCGACCAGGTCCGAGTTGACCTTCTGTACAAAGTCTTCCAGGTTCAGGTCCAGGTCATCGACACCCCGGCCCAGCTTGGAGGCGTAGTAGTAGCGCAGGTATTCCGGCGACAAGTGGTCCAGGTAGGTGCGCGCCTTGATGAAGGTGCCACGGGACTTGGACATCTTCTGGCCATTGACCGTTAGGTAGCCGTGCACGGCAATCGCGGTCGGCTTGCGGTAGCCCGACCCCTCAAGCATGGCCGGCCAGAACAGCGCGTGGAAGTTGACGATGTCCTTGCCGATGAAGTGGTATAGCTCGGCGGTGGAATCCTTGTTCCAGAACGCGTCGAAGTCCAGCTCCGGCGTGCGGTCGCACAGGTTCTTGAAGCTGGCCATGTAGCCGATCGGCGCATCCAGCCACACGTAGAAATACTTGCCCGGCTCGCCTGGGATCTCGAACCCGAAGTACGGCGCATCGCGGGAGATGTCCCACTGCTGCAGGCCGCTGTCGAGCCATTCGGAGAGCTTGTTGGCCACGGCGTCCTGCAGGGTGCCGCTGCGGGTCCAGGTTTGCAGCATCTGCTGGAAATCCGGGAGCTTGAAGAAGAAATGCTGGGAATCCTTGAGCACCGGGGTAGCGCCAGAGATTGCCGACTTAGGGTTCTTCAGCTCGGTGGGCGCGTAGGTCGCACCGCATTTCTCGCAGTTGTCGCCGTATTGGTCTTCGGTGCCGCATTTCGGGCAGGTGCCCTTGATGAAGCGGTCGGCCAGGAACATTTTCTTTTCCGGGTCGAAATACTGGGTCACCGAACGCTGGTCGATATGCCCGGCTTCTTTCAAGCGCAGGTAGATCTGGCTCGACAGCTCGCGGTTTTCTTCGGAGTGGGTCGAGTGGAAGTTATCGAAGTCCACCAGGAACTCGGCAAAGTCGGCGCTATGTTCAGCCTGTACATTGGCGATCAGTTGTTCCGGGGTGATCCCTTCCTTTTCGGCGCGCAACATGATGGCCGAACCGTGGGCGTCGTCTGCGCAGACATAAATGCATTGATTGCCGCGATGCTTCTGGAAGCGCACCCACATATCGGTCTGGATGTACTCAAGCATATGGCCAAGATGGATGGAACCATTGGCATAGGGCAGGGCGCTGGTGACGAGGATCTTGCGTGGCTCGGACATGGGGCTCGGCTACTTGATGAAACGGAGGTCGGCCACTATAAAGCGCCGGGAAATATATTTCACCCCGTGGCGCTGTTTCAGAATCTTCCGAACCCGCGAAAGCATGCCGTAACGCCGCTGGAACGGTTAGGATAGCCGCCTGTTTCAGTCAGTCTTTTTCGGGAGTAGCCCATGAGCGCCGTCAATCGCGCAGCGGTGGAAGCCGTGCTTCGCCAGTACACCGACCCTTATTTGAACCAGGACCCGGTCAGTGCCGGCTGTGTGCGTGCCATCGACGTCCAGGGCGACCAGGTGTCGGTTCAATTGGAACTGGGTTACGCCGCCGGCCTGTTCAAGAGCGGTTTGGCGCAGATGCTGCAGATGGCCATTGAAGGCCTCAACGGCGTGCGTTCGGCCAAGGTCGACATCCAGTGTGTGATCGCCGCGCACAAGGCCCAGGCGCAGATCCCGGGCCTGGCCAACGTCAAGAACGTGGTGGCCGTGGCCTCGGGCAAGGGCGGCGTGGGCAAATCCACCACGGCGGCCAACCTGGCCCTGGCCCTGGCGCGCGAAGGTGCGCGCGTGGGCATCCTCGACGCGGATATCTATGGACCGAGCCAAGGCGTGATGTTCGGCATCGCCGAGGGCACACGGCCGAAGGTCAAGGACCAGAAGTGGTTCGTGCCAATTGAGTCCTTGGGCGTGGAAGTGATGTCCATGGCCTTCCTGACCGATGACAACACGCCGATGGTCTGGCGCGGGCCAATGGTCTCCGGCGCCTTGCTGCAACTGGTCACCCAGACCGCCTGGGGCGACTTGGACTACCTGGTGATCGACATGCCACCAGGCACCGGTGATATCCAACTGACCCTGGCACAGAAAGTCCCGGTGGCCGGTTCTGTGATCGTCACCACGCCCCAGGACCTGGCGCTGCTCGACGCGAGAAAAGGCGTGGAGATGTTCCGCAAGGTCAATATCCCGGTATTGGGCGTGGTGGAGAACATGGCAGTGCACATCTGCTCCAACTGCGGCCACGCCGAGCACCTGTTCGGCGAAGGCGGTGGCGAGAAGCTGGCCACCCAATATGGGGTGGAACTGCTGGCCTCATTGCCACTGTCGATGGTCATTCGTGAACAGGCTGACGGCGGCAAGCCGACGGTCGCGGCGGACCCTGATGGCCAGATCGCCATGGTTTACCAGGAACTGGCTCGCCATATGGGCGCGCGTATTGTGCTGCAGGAAGCCGCTGCGCCAGCGATGCCGACCATCACCGTCAGCGACGACTGAGGGCTTTGAAGGGAAAAAGCCTCGACAGTGTCGGGGCTTTTTCATGTCTGGGCAGTGGTCAAGGCGGGTTTATTTCTCATTTACGCAATTGGTCGTGTAAGCATTCGCTTACTTTTTCGT
The genomic region above belongs to Pseudomonas azotoformans and contains:
- the rnt gene encoding ribonuclease T encodes the protein MSEDHYDDEHEHSGGGSRHPMAERFRGYLPVVIDVETGGFNCATDALLEIAATTIGMDEQGFVFPEHTHFFRVEPFEGANIEAAALEFTGIKLDHPLRMAVSEEAALTDIFRGVRKALKANGCKRAILVGHNSSFDLGFLNAAVARLDMKRNPFHPFSSFDTATLAGLAYGQTVLAKACQAAGIDFDGREAHSARYDTEKTAELFCGIVNRWKDMGGWEDFND
- the pyrC gene encoding dihydroorotase gives rise to the protein MSDRLTLLRPDDWHIHLRDGAALPHTVADVARTFGRAIIMPNLVPPVRNAEQADAYRQRILAARPAGSRFEPLMVLYLTDRTQPAEIREAKASGFVHAAKLYPAGATTNSDSGVTSIDKILPAIEAMAEVGMPLLIHGEVTRGDVDVFDREKIFIDEHMRRVVELFPTLKVVFEHITTADAVQFVSEASANVGATITAHHLLYNRNHMLVGGIRPHFYCLPILKRNTHQVALLDAATSGNPKFFLGTDSAPHAQHAKEAACGCAGCYTAYAAIELYAEAFEQRNALDKLEGFASLNGPRFYGLPANTDRITLVREDWTAPASLPFGELTVIPLRAGETLRWRLLEESK
- a CDS encoding flagellar protein MotY — its product is MRQQYLALLSVFASLPAMALTFQTRLENIEWKVEGDQFECRLTQPITDFGSGEFVRRAGEQATFRLKAYNGSLGAGSATLLAAAAPWQPGRGDINLGAVRAGSGDVLFNSSQAQAGRLFNGLLEGRSPTVRHYGREGGYSEIRLLPVKFNKAYNDYQLCTAKLLPMNYDQVKQTEVGFPGGGIELDAAAKKKLDVILAFMKADPTVNHIELNGHSDNSGNRLTNRDVSRRRGLAVMDYFKANGIPESQITLRFHGESYPLAPNTNAANRARNRRVNIQLERVAAPENPAPQATSPSNPAHTS
- a CDS encoding argininosuccinate synthase, coding for MADVNKVVLAYSGGLDTSVILKWLQDTYNCEVVTFTADLGQGEEVEPARAKAQAMGVKEIYIDDLREEFVRDFVFPMFRANTVYEGEYLLGTSIARPLIAKRLIEIANETGADAISHGATGKGNDQVRFELGAYALKPGVKVIAPWREWDLLSREKLMDYAEKHAIPIERHGKKKSPYSMDANLLHISYEGGVLEDTWTEHEEDMWKWTVSPENAPDKPQYLELTYRNGDIVALDGVEMTPATVLATLNRIGGEHGIGRLDIVENRYVGMKSRGCYETPGGTIMLRAHRAIESITLDREVAHLKDELMPKYASLIYTGYWWSPERLMLQQMIDASQVHVNGVVRLKLYKGNVIVTGRKSDESLFDANIATFEEDGGAYNQADAAGFIKLNALRMRIAANKGRSLF
- a CDS encoding response regulator transcription factor, whose product is MNKVLIVDDHPVIRLAVRMLMERHGYEVVAETDNGVDALQLAREHMPDIVILDIGIPKLDGLEVICRLSSTKQPAPFKVLVLTSQAPGHFSMRCMQAGAAGYVCKQQDLTELLSAIKAVLSGYSYFPNQALNSVRSTMGNASEADMVERLSGREMMVLQQLARGRTNKEIADGMFLSNKTVSTYKTRLLLKLNARSLVDLIELAPAQRLGIEEGKAQRIARVTGRKKPP
- a CDS encoding PA3496 family putative envelope integrity protein encodes the protein MSTGKEQLEVEDDLVESDDEGAETPVAEVAKTNLSKRRTIDNLLEERRLQKQLADYDFDL
- the nth gene encoding endonuclease III — protein: MNAAKRLEIFRRLHEDNPEPKTELAYTTPFELLIAVILSAQSTDVGVNKATAKLYPVANTPEAIYGLGVEGLSEYIKTIGLYNSKAKNVIETCRLLVELHGSEVPQTREALEALPGVGRKTANVVLNTAFRQLTMAVDTHIFRVSNRTGIARGKNVVEVEKQLMKFVPKPYLLDSHHWLILHGRYVCQARKPRCGSCRIEDLCEYKDKTSDD
- the rsxB gene encoding electron transport complex subunit RsxB, giving the protein MNLIQRIDALLPQTQCGKCGHPGCKPYAEGIAQGEAINKCPPGGNETIAGLAQLLRVPVLELDTSRGDAPAQIAYIREAECIGCTKCIQACPVDAIVGAAKLMHTVIVDECTGCDLCVAPCPVDCIEMRPTATVLPIVGGLATNDQQRHERHLKRDRARRRYEQRNARLQREEAQKVAERQARAKRSVPVLPVQADAAQDGAIKKAKITVAMSRAQLHKSLKAFGHPPTFEQQSQLIVLQQQFEAAEQALTTLELGTAPKTMAATGNTADLKRAKIQLAMRRAALKKAQDLNASPQQLAEAQHDLDEAQRQVDAHGNA
- the metG gene encoding methionine--tRNA ligase gives rise to the protein MSEPRKILVTSALPYANGSIHLGHMLEYIQTDMWVRFQKHRGNQCIYVCADDAHGSAIMLRAEKEGITPEQLIANVQAEHSADFAEFLVDFDNFHSTHSEENRELSSQIYLRLKEAGHIDQRSVTQYFDPEKKMFLADRFIKGTCPKCGTEDQYGDNCEKCGATYAPTELKNPKSAISGATPVLKDSQHFFFKLPDFQQMLQTWTRSGTLQDAVANKLSEWLDSGLQQWDISRDAPYFGFEIPGEPGKYFYVWLDAPIGYMASFKNLCDRTPELDFDAFWNKDSTAELYHFIGKDIVNFHALFWPAMLEGSGYRKPTAIAVHGYLTVNGQKMSKSRGTFIKARTYLDHLSPEYLRYYYASKLGRGVDDLDLNLEDFVQKVNSDLVGKVVNIASRCAGFIHKGNAGLLVAENAASELTDAFLAAAPSIADAYEARDFARAMREIMGLADRANAWIADKAPWSLNKQEGKQAEVQAICATGVNLFRQLVIFLKPVLPLLAADAEAFLNVAPLTWNDHTTLLSNHQLNEFKPLMTRIDPVKVQAMTDASKEDLVASQTDTGSTAPAGNGELAKDPISAEIDFDAFAAVDLRVALIVKAEAVEGADKLLRLTLDLGGEQRNVFSGIKSAYPDPSKLDGRLTMMIANLKPRKMKFGVSEGMVMAAGPGGEEIYLLSPDSGAKPGQRIK
- the apbC gene encoding iron-sulfur cluster carrier protein ApbC, yielding MSAVNRAAVEAVLRQYTDPYLNQDPVSAGCVRAIDVQGDQVSVQLELGYAAGLFKSGLAQMLQMAIEGLNGVRSAKVDIQCVIAAHKAQAQIPGLANVKNVVAVASGKGGVGKSTTAANLALALAREGARVGILDADIYGPSQGVMFGIAEGTRPKVKDQKWFVPIESLGVEVMSMAFLTDDNTPMVWRGPMVSGALLQLVTQTAWGDLDYLVIDMPPGTGDIQLTLAQKVPVAGSVIVTTPQDLALLDARKGVEMFRKVNIPVLGVVENMAVHICSNCGHAEHLFGEGGGEKLATQYGVELLASLPLSMVIREQADGGKPTVAADPDGQIAMVYQELARHMGARIVLQEAAAPAMPTITVSDD